In Bicyclus anynana chromosome 13, ilBicAnyn1.1, whole genome shotgun sequence, a genomic segment contains:
- the LOC112044479 gene encoding cytochrome P450 6B6-like: MLTLLLAAGALLALYLFGKRNFSYWRRRGVAHDPPLAFFGNNARNYFMRRSITELAVELYRRYPTERVVGFYRANRPELLLRDPALARRVLATDFAHFHRRGMTPQHRPPEPLLRNLFFADGDLWRLLRQHMTPTFTSGKLKAMFPLVVERAEKLQARALAAAGGETDARDLMARYTTDFIGACGFGLDTDALSDDDSAFRRLGARIFRVGLFEILVLVLRDLFPALFGGLRVLWPIEKDFRRLVDDVLRRRAGEPSGRHDFIDQLLECRKKGLVEIDSIERPPERVRLELDDEIVAAQVFVFFVAGFETSSSATSMTLHLLAHHPAAQRRAQAEVDAVLARHGGRLSYDAVKEMTYLEWTLMEGMRLFPSLGFLMRECARAYTFEELGLTVDAGVRVMVPLQALHTDPQYWEQPDEFRPERHEPARQGPHYKLAFLPFGGGPRACIGERLGLMQSLAGLAAVLARCTVRPAPGAPRHPRVDPLSGVVQGVRGGLPLLFEERTPAAS, encoded by the coding sequence ATGTTGACGCTGCTGCTGGCGGCGGGCGCGCTGCTCGCGCTGTATCTGTTCGGCAAGCGTAACTTCTCGTactggcggcggcgcggcgtggCGCACGACCCGCCGCTGGCCTTCTTCGGCAACAACGCGCGCAACTACTTCATGCGCAGGAGCATCACCGAGCTGGCCGTGGAGCTGTACCGGCGCTACCCGACCGAGCGCGTCGTGGGCTTCTACCGCGCCAACCGCCCCGAGCTGCTGCTGCGCGACCCCGCGCTCGCGCGCCGCGTGCTCGCCACCGACTTCGCACACTTCCACCGGCGGGGCATGACGCCGCAGCACCGCCCGCCCGAGCCGCTGCTGCGCAACCTGTTCTTCGCGGACGGCGACCTGTGGCGGCTGCTGCGCCAGCACATGACGCCCACCTTCACCAGCGGCAAGCTGAAGGCGATGTTCCCGCTCGTCGTGGAGCGCGCCGAGAAGCTGCAGGCgcgcgcgctggcggcggcCGGCGGCGAGACCGATGCGCGGGACCTCATGGCGCGCTACACGACCGACTTCATCGGCGCCTGCGGGTTCGGCCTCGACACCGACGCGCTGAGCGACGACGACTCGGCCTTCCGCCGCCTCGGCGCGCGCATCTTCCGCGTCGGCCTCTTCGAGATACTCGTGCTGGTGCTGCGCGACCTGTTCCCGGCGCTGTTCGGCGGCCTCAGGGTGCTGTGGCCCATCGAGAAGGACTTCCGGCGCCTCGTCGACGACGTGCTGCGGCGGCGCGCCGGCGAGCCGTCCGGCCGGCACGACTTCATCGACCAGCTGCTCGAGTGCCGCAAGAAGGGGCTCGTGGAAATCGATTCCATCGAGCGGCCGCCGGAGCGCGTGCGCCTGGAGCTCGACGACGAGATCGTGGCGGCGCAGGTGTTCGTGTTCTTCGTGGCCGGCTTCGAGACGTCGTCCTCGGCGACCAGCATGACGCTGCATCTGCTGGCGCACCACCCCGCCGCGCAGCGCCGCGCGCAGGCCGAGGTGGACGCGGTGCTGGCGCGCCACGGCGGCCGCCTCAGCTACGACGCCGTCAAGGAGATGACGTACCTGGAGTGGACGCTCATGGAGGGCATGCGCCTGTTCCCGTCGCTCGGCTTCCTCATGCGCGAGTGCGCGCGCGCGTACACGTTCGAGGAGCTGGGGCTGACGGTGGACGCGGGCGTGCGCGTGATGGTGCCGCTGCAGGCGCTGCACACCGACCCGCAGTACTGGGAGCAGCCCGACGAGTTCCGGCCGGAGCGGCACGAGCCGGCGCGGCAGGGCCCGCACTACAAGCTGGCGTTCCTGCCGTTCGGCGGCGGGCCGCGCGCCTGCATCGGCGAGCGGCTGGGGCTCATGCAGTCGCTGGCGGGGCTGGCGGCCGTGCTGGCGCGCTGCACCGTGCGGCCGGCGCCGGGCGCCCCCCGTCACCCGCGCGTCGACCCCCTGTCGGGCGTGGTGCAGGGCGTGCGCGGCGGCCTGCCTCTGCTGTTCGAGGAGCGAACGCCGGCCGCCAGTTAA